One genomic region from Yamadazyma tenuis chromosome 4, complete sequence encodes:
- the MAL6 gene encoding alpha-glucosidase maltase (EggNog:ENOG503NU69; CAZy:GH13; COG:G), translated as MTKDYIWWKDATIYQIWPASYKDSNNDGVGDIPGIISKLDYIKSLGADIIWLSPMYDSPQDDMGYDISNYNTIYPKYGTMEDMDNLISGCHKREIKLILDLVVNHTSSEHDWFKESKSSRDNSKRDWYVWKPARYDSEGKRHPPNNWKSFFSESAWEYDETTDEYYLHLFAKSQPDLNWENETTRNAIYEYALDFWFKKGIDGFRIDTAGLYSKDQSFADAPIVSPGEELQFCGNSVNNGPRIHEFHKEMFEKVTSKYDVMTVGEVGHCSREDTLKYVSAKEREMSMVFLFDLVSLGYSSTDRYQYDGFSLKDLKDAIVKQCNFIFGTDAWSTMFIENHDQARAVTRFGNTKTLDNTFKSAKLIALMQATLTGTLFIYQGQEIGMTNLPRSWDISEYKDIESNNAYQDLLKTHNISDPENDSRVKRFMDTLALVSRDHARSPVQWTADKHGGFSGTKPWMRVNDNYKEINVESQVGDPNSVFSFYQKCLVLRRQYKDLFVYGDISVLDYENPQLFSYVKQSGTSKAYVVLNFSGEPAKFESSVPGTLRLLNTNVDDFKDDSLSPWEGRVYLVEQL; from the coding sequence ATGACTAAAGACTAcatttggtggaaagaTGCCACCATTTACCAAATCTGGCCCGCTTCTTACAAGGACTCAAATAACGATGGAGTGGGAGATATTCCTGGTATTATTTCCAAATTAGACTACATTAAGTCGTTGGGAGCCGATATTATCTGGTTGTCTCCCATGTACGACTCTCCTCAAGATGACATGGGTTACGACATTAGTAACTACAACACCATCTACCCAAAGTATGGTACCATGGAAGATATGGATAACTTGATCAGTGGATGCCACAAACGGGAAATAAAGCTtattttggatttggttgTCAACCATACTTCGTCTGAACACGATTGGTTCAAAGAGAGTAAATCTTCTAGAGACAATTCCAAAAGAGACTGGTATGTTTGGAAGCCCGCCAGATACGATTCCGAAGGTAAGCGACACCCTCCCAACAACTGGAAATCGTTCTTTTCTGAGTCAGCCTGGGAGTACGATGAAACTACAGATGAGTACTACTTGCACTTATTTGCCAAGAGTCAACCAGATTTGAACTGGGAAAATGAAACCACCAGGAACGCCATTTACGAATATGCTTTGGACTTTTGGTTTAAAAAGGGAATCGATGGGTTTAGAATCGATACAGCTGGCTTATATTCCAAGGATCAGAGCTTCGCTGATGCTCCTATTGTGTCACCAGGTGAAGAACTTCAGTTCTGTGGAAACCTGGTCAACAACGGACCTAGAATCCACGAGTTCCATAAGGAGATGTTTGAAAAGGTCACCTCCAAGTACGATGTCATGACGGTTGGAGAAGTGGGACATTGTTCAAGGGAAGATACTTTAAAGTATGTCAGTGCCAAAGAACGGGAAATGAGCATGGTGTTCTTGTTCGACTTGGTGAGTTTGGGTTATTCCTCCACTGACCGATACCAATATGATGGTTTTTCCCTCAAGGATCTCAAGGATGCAATTGTCAAACAATGTAACTTCATCTTTGGAACCGATGCCTGGTCTACTATGTTTATTGAAAACCACGACCAGGCCAGAGCAGTAACTAGATTTGGAAATACCAAAACCTTAGACAATACCTTCAAGTcagccaagttgattgcTTTAATGCAAGCAACTTTGACAGGCACTTTGTTTATCTATCAAGGTCAGGAAATTGGGATGACAAATTTACCTAGATCTTGGGATATCTCCGAATACAAGGACATAGAAAGTAACAATGCCTACCAAGACTTACTTAAGACTCACAACATTTCCGACCCCGAAAATGACTCTCGAGTAAAACGGTTTATGGATACCCTCGCTTTGGTATCAAGGGACCATGCCAGATCTCCTGTCCAGTGGACAGCTGATAAACATGGTGGGTTTTCGGGAACTAAACCTTGGATGAGAGTTAACGACAACTACAAGGAAATCAATGTGGAGTctcaagttggtgatcCCAACAGTGTGTTCAGCTTCTACCAGAAGTGCTTGGTGTTAAGACGCCAGTATAAGGACTTGTTTGTGTACGGAGACATTTCAGTTTTGGATTACGAGAACCCCCAGCTTTTCTCTTATGTCAAACAAAGTGGCACATCCAAGGCTTACGttgtgttgaacttcagTGGAGAACCCGCCAAATTTGAGAGTCTGGTTCCAGGGACCTTGAGGTTACTCAACACCAACGTCGATGACTTTAAGGATGACCTGTTAAGTCCTTGGGAAGGCCGGGTATACTTGGTTGAGCAGTTATAG
- a CDS encoding uncharacterized protein (EggNog:ENOG503P3KW; COG:S) yields the protein MFHANIPPTLTTRFIERAAMPSLDLPSLSSTGETYTTPSVTVPPNDNNPYILTTSNVNGTVFIAVGSIVGAMLLAFILYHLIRSITASRNAKKALLDDKQTYEKYQNNNSTAYGLSPSTTLNFFGDTRNSQVGKLPLLSHHATKSFSDMNGGYIDSQLGDTSTLYQSEVGMPTVKNDVTKMFISPTAEVMSHNRVKSQIFGSNTNLFNNSMSNMSNTPDQTQHSTIPNLYISNDNTNSEYSLSTNTNSHTNNHYPIQRDMSKQDIPEHLQRMAANSSSQNTLNVKPNRKTIPSMYLEDLIDE from the coding sequence ATGTTTCACGCCAATATACCCCCAACCCTCACTACTAGGTTCATAGAGAGGGCTGCCATGCCCAGCTTGGACTTACCATCGTTGTCAAGTACTGGAGAGACCTACACCACACCCTCAGTGACGGTTCCACCCAACGATAATAACCCTTATATTTTGACCACTTCCAACGTTAACGGAACCGTATTCATAGCCGTGGGGTCTATAGTTGGTGCCATGCTTTTGGCCTTCATCTTATATCACCTTATCCGGTCAATAACAGCATCCCGAAATGCCAAGAAGgctcttcttgatgataagCAAACGTATGAAAAGTATCAAAACAACAACTCCACCGCATACGGATTGAGTCCCCTGACGACATTaaacttctttggtgatacTCGGAACTCGCAGGTAGGTAAATTACCGTTGTTGCTGCACCACGCCACAAAATCGTTTTCTGATATGAACGGGGGATACATTGACTCTCAGCTTGGAGACACCTCCACTTTATATCAGTCTGAAGTGGGAATGCCAACGGTTAAGAATGATGTTACAAAGATGTTCATTTCACCTACTGCTGAGGTAATGTCACACAACCGAGTCAAGTCCCAAATTTTTGGATCCAACACAAAcctcttcaacaacctGATGTCCAACATGTCCAACACTCCCGACCAAACCCAACATTCCACCATCCCCAACTTATATATCAGCAACGACAACACCAACAGTGAATATTCCTTGagcacaaacacaaacagCCACACCAATAATCACTATCCGATTCAGAGAGATATGCTGAAACAAGATATTCCAGAACACTTGCAGCGAATGGCTGCCAACTCGAGTTCACAGAATACCTTGAACGTCAAGCCTAATCGGAAGACCATTCCTAGTATGTACttggaagacttgattGATGAGTAG
- the RHO3 gene encoding Rho GTPase (COG:U; BUSCO:EOG09264YNR; EggNog:ENOG503NVUG) — protein sequence MPICGGGQKTIQRKIVILGDGACGKTSLLNVFTRGYFPQVYEPTVFENYVHDIFIDGQSVQLSLWDTAGQEEFDRLRSLSYSDTHCIMLCFSIDSPDSLENVQTRWVGEIADNCEGVKLVLVALKCDLRSNEDTDVEQPINHEDDSFNPYNANSNPYQQSRRLVSYEEGLAVAKKVGALRYLECSAKKNRGVNEAFSEAARCALNARPKGANDNEVEKRSCVVM from the exons ATGCCTATCTGCGGTGGAGGCCAAAAAACTA TCCAACGTAAAATCGTGATTCTAGGCGACGGTGCCTGTGGTAAAACATCCTTATTAAACGTGTTTACTCGAGGCTATTTTCCTCAGGTGTATGAACCAACTGTTTTTGAAAACTACGTTCATGATATCTTCATCGATGGCCAATCGGTTCAGCTATCTTTATGGGATACGGCtggtcaagaagaatttgataGGCTAAGATCTCTATCATACAGTGACACCCACTGTATTATGTTATGCTTCAGTATTGATTCCCCTGATTCCTTGGAAAATGTTCAGACCAGATGGGTTGGAGAGATTGCTGATAACTGTGAAGGAgtcaagttggtgttggtggccTTAAAGTGTGATTTGAGATCAAACGAAGATACCGATGTCGAACAACCAATAAACCATGAAGATGATCTGTTCAACCCTTACAATGCCAACTCCAACCCCTACCAACAGCTGAGAAGATTAGTAAGCTACGAAGAAGGTTTGGCTGTGGCCAAAAAAGTTGGAGCTTTAAGGTACTTGGAATGTTCggccaagaagaatagAGGGGTCAATGAAGCCTTTAGTGAAGCAGCCCGGTGTGCTTTGAATGCCAGACCAAAGGGTGCTAACGACAATGAAGTCGAAAAAAGATCCTGTGTTGTGATGTAA
- a CDS encoding uncharacterized protein (BUSCO:EOG092656IY; COG:S; EggNog:ENOG503P7W5) translates to MSKEEQELEQLWSYFKDSPDDIKEKRQKLTASLSRTDLGAYPSTMSISTAFDELFQCFSIGGQIKNYYRYGELSYCGKQREKLWFALRHGSFVSETQVNEQSSMKDIETAQKIQQFHKQRLLNEKAHGSSEDVWDIRETPLVNPFKED, encoded by the coding sequence AtgtcaaaagaagaacaagaactaGAACAACTCTGGTCATACTTCAAAGATCTGCCCGATGATatcaaagagaaaagaCAAAAATTAACAGCTTCCTTGAGTCGGACAGATCTTGGTGCTTATCCTAGTACCATGCTGATAAGCACAGCGTTTGATGAGCTTTTCCAATGCTTTTCTATTGGTGGTCAAATAAAGAACTATTACAGGTATGGAGAATTGCTGTATTGTGGGAAGCAGCGAGAGAAGCTTTGGTTTGCTTTGAGACATGGAAGCTTTGTTTCCGAAACTCAAGTCAATGAACAATCGAGTATGAAAGACATTGAAACTgctcaaaagattcaacaGTTCCACAAGCAACGGCTTTTGAATGAAAAAGCTCATGGAAGCTCTGAAGATGTATGGGATATCCGGGAAACCCCTCTTGTCAATCCCTTTAAAGAAGATTGA
- a CDS encoding myo-inositol oxygenase (COG:S; EggNog:ENOG503NX86), protein MTDLKVTKPSSKNGRLLDKIDDNVLLVNQLKAELKSKLQEKQGIPSETCDTENEPEDDWKQDTEQYKDIDPKSFRQYELACDRVKEFYEEQHEKQTVAYNIQARINFKTRVRAKMTIWEGLEKLNKLLDESDPDTELSQIDHALQTAEAIRRDGKPRWFQLVGLIHDLGKLLYFFDSKGQWDVVGDTFPVGCKYSKKIIYPDSFRKNPDMNNPLYNNKFGIYSKGCGLDKVMLSWGHDEYMYHIAKLNSKLPKEGLAMIRYHSFYPWHQENAYKYLMDDHDKEMLEAVRAFNKYDLYSKIDDAFDVEQLKPYYIELIDEFFPTKVIDF, encoded by the coding sequence ATGACGGACTTGAAGGTAACTAAACCTTCTAGTAAAAATGGGAGGTTGCTCGATAAGATAGATGATAACGTGCTACTAGTTAATCAACTTAAGGCAGAGCTCAAGCTGAAGTTGCAAGAGAAACAAGGCATACCTTCAGAAACCTGTGATACTGAAAACGAACCAGAAGATGACTGGAAGCAAGATACGGAACAATACAAAGATATAGACCCCAAGTCATTCCGACAGTACGAGCTTGCATGCGACAGAGTCAAGGAGTTCTATGAAGAACAACACGAGAAGCAGACTGTTGCCTATAATATCCAAGCTCGTATTAATTTCAAAACAAGAGTGAGAGCTAAGATGACCATATGGGAAGGTCtagaaaagttgaataaaCTATTAGATGAGAGTGACCCAGATACCGAACTCTCGCAGATAGATCATGCTTTACAAACGGCGGAAGCTATAAGGCGAGATGGTAAACCAAGGTGGTTTCAACTCGTGGGGTTAATTCATGATTTGGGCAAATTGCTTTATTTTTTCGATTCAAAAGGTCAGTGGGATGTGGTGGGCGATACATTTCCTGTGGGATGTAAGTACCTGAAGAAAATCATATATCCTGACAGTTTCCGTAAAAATCCCGATATGAATAACCCGTTATATAACAACAAATTTGGGATATATCTGAAGGGCTGTGGGTTAGATAAGGTAATGCTTAGTTGGGGACACGACGAGTACATGTACCATattgccaagttgaactcaaAACTTCCTAAAGAAGGTCTTGCAATGATACGGTATCATTCATTCTATCCATGGCACCAAGAAAATGCTTATAAGTATTTGATGGACGATCATGATAAAGAAATGCTTGAAGCCGTGAGAGCATTCAATAAGTATGATCTTTATTCAAAGATAGATGACGCTTTCGACGTGGAGCAATTAAAGCCATACTACATCGAGTTGATTGATGAATTTTTCCCTACAAAAGTGATCGACTTTTAG
- the SCW11 gene encoding cell wall protein (EggNog:ENOG503NXKT; COG:O), with product MLFLYFLLLNVVLSAPVKIVTRVHTAEAVTTTQTYTTGTTTVWLPPVELFISNGVTYTFTQTDSPAGVPTTYTSVYSSPEVKAVEPTTTAEPETTTSTTPATTQQTTPTTTQQTTPTTTSTTPTTTQQTTQQTTPATTQETTPATTQETTPATTQETTQQNTPTTTSSTSTTSTTSESTATSSGTLDAPWGIVYSPYADDGSCKTSSTVESDLKYISGKGIQHIRTYGTDCESLKSVLSVSLELGIKVNQGLWMDDTGPDSLDGPVSALVDYISANGDDVFDFITIANEAIVSGYCTVSELLSKVSSVKKQLQNAGYSGKVTTAEPPVSYTSNSQLCDSDSPIDFVSINPHSYFNADIDASQAGEFVANQLSLVESSCPKLSVKITETGYPSQGDTNGLNVPSKSNQEIALKSILAKTGDITILTTYNDFWKQPGQYGIEQYFGAAYLFK from the coding sequence atgttgTTCCTTTACTTTCTTTTATTAAATGTTGTTCTTTCTGCTCCGGTTAAAATTGTTACCAGGGTACACACAGCTGAAGCTGTTACTACTACTCAGACTTACACTACTGGCACCACCACTGTCTGGTTACCACCAGTAGAGTTATTTATCTCGAATGGTGTGACTTACACCTTCACCCAAACTGATTCTCCTGCTGGAGTTCCAACTACTTATACCAGTGTGTACAGCAGCCCAGAAGTTAAGGCTGTTGAACCAACTACTACTGCTGAACCTGAAACTACTACATCCACTACTCCTGCTACTACTCAACAAACTACCCCAACTACCACTCAACAaactactccaactacCACCTCCACGACGCCTACTACCACTCAGCAAACTACTCAGCAAACCACTCCTGCTACTACTCAAGAAACCACTCCTGCTACTACTCAAGAAACCACTCCTGCTACTACTCAAGAAACCACCCAACAAAATACCCCAACTACCACTTCCTCTACTTCAACCACCTCAACAACCTCCGAGTCTACTGCTACCTCGTCCGGAACTTTGGATGCTCCATGGGGTATTGTCTACTCCCCATACGCTGATGATGGAAGCTGTAAAACTTCTTCCACTGTGGAATCCGACTTAAAGTACATTTCAGGTAAAGGTATCCAACACATCAGAACATATGGAACTGACTGTGAATCCTTGAAGTCGGTTTTGTCAGTTTCTTTAGAGTTAGGTATCAAGGTCAACCAaggtttgtggatggacGATACCGGTCCTGATTCTCTTGATGGCCCCGTCAGTGCCTTAGTTGATTACATTTCTGCTAACGGTGACGACGTTTTTGACTTCATTACCATTGCCAATGAAGCTATTGTATCTGGATACTGTACCGTTTCTGAATTATTATCGAAGGTCTCTTCTGTTAAAAAACAATTGCAAAATGCTGGTTACTCTGGAAAAGTCACTACTGCTGAACCCCCAGTCAGTTACACTTCAAACTCCCAATTGTGTGATTCTGACTCGCCAATTGACTTTGTTTCTATCAATCCTCACTCATACTTCAATGCTGACATTGATGCTTCTCAAGCTGGTGAATTTGTGGCCAATCAATTGCTGTTGGTTGAATCTTCTTGTCCTAAGTTGAGTGTCAAAATTACCGAAACCGGTTATCCATCTCAAGGTGATACCAACGGTTTGAATGTTCCAAGCAAAAGTAACCAGGAGATTGCTCTTAAGAGTATCTTGGCGAAGACTGGTGATATCACTATTTTGACTACTTACAACGATTTTTGGAAACAACCAGGCCAATATGGTATTGAACAGTACTTTGGTGCTGCGTACTTATTTAAGTAG
- the CDS1 gene encoding phosphatidate cytidylyltransferase (COG:I; EggNog:ENOG503NY14; BUSCO:EOG09261W90) codes for MNSKESPEIKDAENNDVKPIDSNTSASKVVVNEKEKKKQAFVTRSIWTFVMLLFFLAIISSGHLTLIAFVVLFQVLTFKEIIRLVAEPARDKNIPLNKFVNWYFLFSTIYYLDGKTLFEFFHDLIFQNKLMIILSTNHKIISYFLYVFGFMIFILNLKKGYYKFQFGSLCITHMTLLIVVFQSHLIINNILNGIIWFVLPCTLVIVNDIFAYLCGITFGRTQLIAISPKKTVEGFVGAWFCTVVASVGASFILSRSNYLICPATNLNTNVYNFPSCEPNSVFIEQIVHLPGNLKQFFNIDYIIVKPIYYHSVFLATFASLFAPFGGFFASGLKRAFGIKDFGDTIPGHGGITDRIDCQFLMGSFSYLYYQTFISSYNINLTNIIQAAIINLSIDELFQVIKSLLKFLYNSGILAENDFNIILSILDKY; via the coding sequence ATGAATAGTAAGGAAAGTCCCGAGATCAAAGATGCCGAGAACAATGACGTAAAGCCAATTGATTCTAATACTTCCGCTTCTAAAGTCGTGGTGAATGAaaaggagaagaaaaaacAAGCATTTGTTACAAGATCGATATGGACTTTTGTTATGTtacttttctttcttgcAATAATATCTTCGGGCCACTTGACCTTGATTGCCTTTGTGGTGTTGTTCCAGGTGTTGAccttcaaggaaatcatcAGATTGGTGGCTGAACCTGCAAGAGATAAGAACATCccattgaacaaatttGTCAATTGGTACTTTCTCTTTTCCACCATTTATTATTTAGATGGTAAAACCTTGTTTGAGTTCTTTCATGACTTgatcttccaaaacaagttgatgatcaTCTTATCCACAAATCATAAAATTATCAGTTACTTTTTGTATGTGTTTGGTTTCATGATCTTTATCttaaacttgaagaaaggCTACTATAAGTTTCAATTTGGTTCATTATGCATCACACATATGACTTTATTGATCGTGGtgtttcaaagtcatttgatcatcaataacATTTTGAATGGAATCATTTGGTTTGTGTTACCTTGTACTTTGGTCATTGTTAATGATATTTTTGCTTACTTGTGCGGTATAACTTTTGGCAGAACTCAATTGATTGCAATatctccaaagaagaccGTCGAAGGCTTCGTTGGTGCCTGGTTCTGTACGGTTGTTGCTTCGGTAGGCGCTTCCTTCATCTTGTCGAGATCTAACTACTTGATTTGTCCTGCTACAAACTTGAATACAAACGTTTACAACTTCCCTAGTTGTGAACCAAACTCCGTCTTCATCGAGCAAATTGTCCATTTGCCAGGGAATTTAAAgcagttcttcaacattgaCTACATTATTGTTAAACCCATCTATTATCATTCTGTGTTCTTGGCAACTTTTGCTTCCTTATTCGCACCCTTTGGAGGTTTCTTTGCTTCGGGTCTTAAGAGAGCTTTTGGTATCAAAGATTTTGGCGACACCATTCCTGGCCATGGGGGTATCACCGATAGGATTGACTGTCAATTTTTGATGGGTTCATTTTCCTATTTATACTACCAGACATTCATTTCGTCGTAtaacatcaacttgaccaatatTATACAGGCagccatcatcaacttgtccatTGATGAACTATTCCAAGTAATCAAGTCCTTATTAAAGTTCTTATACAACTCGGGTATACTTGCTGAGAACGACTTCAACATCATTTTGAGTATTTTGGACAAATACTAG
- the SUI1 gene encoding Eukaryotic translation initiation factor eIF-1 (COG:J; EggNog:ENOG503P3DF): MSTIQNLNSFDPFADTGDSEAQATNYIHIRIQQRNGRKTLTTVQGLPSEYDLKKILKVLKKDFACNGNLVKDEDMGEVIQLQGDQRVKVAEFLISQLQIPKKNIKIHGF, translated from the coding sequence ATGTCAACTATCCAAAACTTAAACTCGTTCGATCCTTTCGCCGACACTGGTGATTCGGAAGCTCAAGCTACCAATTACATCCATATCAGAATCCAACAAAGAAATGGTAGAAAGACTTTGACAACTGTTCAAGGTCTTCCACTGGAGtatgacttgaagaagatcttgaaggtgttgaagaaagacTTCGCATGTAACGGTAACCTCGTTAAAGACGAAGATATGGGTGAAGTTATCCAATTACAAGGTGACCAAAGAGTTAAGGTTGCTGAATTCTTGATTTCTCAGTTACAAataccaaagaagaacatCAAGATTCATGGTTTCTGA